The sequence ACCTCTTGTAACTGCCATGTACCTGTTTCTTTTCCTAACCAAATGAGAGCAATAGTTAAACAAAGAATGCTTAGAAAAAATAGTTGACCTGAAAGTAGTGCCGCTTTTCTAGCAATTTTCCATTCTCGTTTTAAACCGATGAGTAAAAATAATCCAAACAGCGTGCATCCGAAAAAGAGAATCATAAAACGCATATCTTGACAAAACCAAGCGAGTGCATTTGCTACAGTTGTTAAAGTAAACAGAAAAAAGTATTTCCGGTATGCTTGATCCCCAAATAAGTACCGCACAGAAAACCGCTGCAAGACAAAACTGATTGTCAATATAAATGTAGCTAGCAACCAAGCAAACGAATCAAATTGAAACGGGCCTACAACTACGGTTTGATCATGATGTGAAATAAGTGCTAGTAATGAAACAATTGGTCCGAATGTTAAGAAAGCCGTATGGGCATGGATGAAAGAGTAGGAAATTTTAGGGATTAGGAAAATAGCCGAACTTATCATCGGAATAGACAGTACAATGAAAAAAAGTATATAAAAATTCGTGTCTATTGAAATCATACTACTCCTCCCAACTACCTCTTCTCGGCATCTTTTGTATCTGAATAAAATTTAAATGAAGTACCACGTAAAACTTCCTTTCAATATGAGTTCATTCAATAAAAAAAACCGACAATTTCATTCACTTAATAGCATTCTCTTGCCATTAAATGTTGGAAATTGTCGGTTTACGATTTACGAACCAAACTGGTTTTTAACTCGTCTACCTACCCTTTTATTCAATTAACTTAGATTTCGATTTTTTACATCCTTTTTCACACCGTCAATCATCATTAACGATCTGCTAAAGGAAATTTATTATTAGTTATGTTACTATTTGAAAAAAAAACTGTCAAGTATATTTTTGAAATTTATGTTACTGAAAACACTCTTGTTAGACTTAAAATTACGCTGTGCTAAAAACTAAAGTCTAATCCTAAAGAATGATTTACACTTTTTCATTCATAACAGTTAAGAATAATGGTAGGTGGTTTTATTGCAGGAATCCGAATGATTAATAAGAAGCAAATATCCACTACCTACTATATTGAAAACTGTAGGGTCCTCACCCTACAGTTTCTTTATTATACATCAATTTTCTTTTCGATAATGTAACTCGTCCCTAAATAAAGGGCGACAAAAGTAACGATATTATAAATAGTAGTGGCAATATTTGTCATCATAATCATAGGGTCGACTTGAACATTGAACCCACTAGTTATATCAATCGTTGGGTTCATGTTAAAGAAAGTTTCCATCGTTCCCACTTCAAAAGATCTCCAATTGATATAATACGGAAATAAATCTGCTACTACTACTTGGCCATACAACAAAATTCCACTTAATATAAGAAAGATAACGAACCATAGGCCACCAATTCGCTTGTTTCTAAATGTTACTCGACTAAGTGCCATCGAAAAGTAAATTATCATGAGTAAAATAACGATACTAAAAATGCCACCAATTGCACCAACAATGTATTCTTGAACTCGGATCGTTTCAGATAAATAGAGAAATATGGTGGACAAATCGATGTTACCACGATTCGTAACATAAACCATCAATACATTATATAATCCGATAACTGTACCTAAAAGAATAAACCACATCGTAGCAACGATTAATTTTGCCCCGATAATTTGATTTCCGGTTAGAGGTAAAGTAAATGTTAAATAGCCCCGATCTTCATATAATTCTTTTTTAAAAGAACCAACAATATATAAAAATGTAGACAGACCGGCACCAAAAATAACGAGGATAGATAAGACAATGAAGAGCACACCAAATCCAGAAGGTTCACTCCCCTTCGTTACATACATATAAATGCCTGTAATCAACAATAAAACTAGAGCCATAATCCCTATGATATATTTAAACGTCCCTTTAATTTCATATTTCATTAGTTTTAACATGATTCATCACCTCTCACCAAAAGTTTCTTTATAAATATCTTCTATTTGCATTCTTTTTTCCTCACGTAACATTTCTGCATTTCCAGATAAAATAAGTTGACCATTCTTAATAAAGACGACATCATCTAACATACTCTCCATGTCGCGGACAAGATGGGTTGTAATAAGAAGTGTATGATCTTTACTATAGTTATTAATAATTGCGTCTAAAATTTGATCTCTTGCCACAGGGTCAACCCCAGCAATCGGTTCATCTAAAATATACAATTTTGCATTTCTTGAGAGGACGAGTGATAAATTCAGTTTTTCATGCATGCCTTTAGATAAGCTTGTAATCCTCATATCTTTATCTAAATTCATAAAGTTTAGTAGCTCATTAAATTTATTCTCATCAAAATCAAAGTAAAAGTCTTTATAAAATCTACCCGCATCACGAATCCGCATCCAATTATATAAAAAGTTACGGTCTGGCAAATAAGAAACAATCGATTTCGTTTCGACACCAACTTTTTTACCATCAATAAAAACATCACCACTTGATTGACGTAATAAACCTGATAAAATTTTTATAAATGTTGTCTTTCCGCTTCCATTCGGACCTAGAATACCAACTACCCTTCCCGTTTCAATCGTTAAATCAATATTATCTAATGCTTTTTTATTAAAATAACTCTTTGTCAATTGATGAACTTCTATTATATTACTCATTTGCACTCCTCCTTCTCGACCCATTCCATAATCATTCCTTTAATTTCTTCAATTGTAAATCCTAAGTTACTCATTTCACCAAAGAATAAGTTCATTAACTCTGTTGCCCGACCTTTTTTTAACCCTTTAATCGTATCCTTATTTTCGGTAACAAACGTCCCCATTCCTCTTTGGGTGAAAACAAGTTCTTCCCGTTCTAACTCTTGATACACCCTTTGAATCGTATTTGGATTTACTTTCATTTCTTTTGAAAATTCACGTACAGATGGCAATTTATCACCTCCATTTAACTCACCGGACGCAATTTTTGTCTTGATTAAATTCATAATTTGTATATAAATGGGTAAATTGCTATTAAATTCCATAATACTCACCTCCAGTGTTCTTTTTGTATTAGTGACCTAATTAAATGGCACACTAATACATCATAACAGTCAATAGACCTTTATCTATTTCTTTTTATAGTAAATATGAACTCATATTTCTTGACCGTTAACTGATTTTTAAGAACCATAAACTCCTTTTCTTTATCCTTAGTTATTTTTCTTTTCCAAAATCATATATTGACAACAAAGGGGATATAGAAATAAAGGGGGTTCTTCGATGAAATTTTTTCGCATGATACTTATTTTTACACTTTTACTAGTTTTAGCTGCTTGCTCAGATAAAAAAACACCTGCAAGTAGTGAAGCACAAAAAGGAGAAAAGCAAGAAGCAAAAAATGAGCACCAGATTGATTCGACACTTGAAGAAGTATTGGCAGAAGATACAAATGCAGATCTTTTTTATTTAAATGGAATTGTTTTTGTTAATGCTGGTGATTTGAAATGGGTGAAAGAACTTGATAATAAAATTGGAGATAAAATTGCAGAAATAAAAAAACAAACAACGAATCCCGAGGAGATTAAAGATCAAACCGCGACAATATTACCAGTTGGGACAAAAATATATAAACTAGAAGATTATCCGGGACCAGTCTATATTGCCGTTGTAGATGAAAAAGAAATTCCTTACCTTGGTTTAATAGAATAGTTATTTAGATTATTGTAAAAGGTTTACATATTATACTACGTTGATTGACAAAAATTCCATTCAGGTGCTTGGGGAACTACACCCTGAAACATTGGGTAATAGAAATTCCCCTTTTCTTAGTGAACATCTATTTTCAGTTTCCTAGCTTGTCAAAAACCTTTCTGTAGCACAAGGGAAGTGACTGTCCTAAGATATTGTAGAAACAAGGACATCACCACTTCTTCTGTTTCATCCTATGCTAACAGCCTTGTTAAATAGTTTTCTTTTAATATGTAAATAATTTTCAATTTCATTCATTAAGTAAAATAAGTTTGCCCTCGTTTCAAATTCTTCTCTTGTTTGCGGCAAATCCGTTTCGCGAATCATTTTCCAACATTCATCTAGTTTCTGCAATGAAAGCTCTGTAGTATCTCCTGAATGTACATGTTGACTTAGGAACTCTAGAAACTCAGCAAAGATCTCCGTCTGTTTTACTTGAGAACCTAGCGAAGATACTACCGGAAGCATTCTTTTCAATAAATCAAGTTGATTTTCCCGCATTTCCAAGTAAAATAAATCTTCATATTGTTTCCGAATTAAATGGTTTTCACTCTCTTTTAATGCAGTGTTTTTTGCTTCCGTAATGATATCCTCTACTTCAATTACTTCTTTTCCATCCCAATTTCGTTCAGGATTTCTTAAATAAGCAGAAAACTCATATAAGATTGTACTAAATCTCTGTTCAATTTCTTTTTTGTAATTTCGTATATGTTCTTTTACACTTGGCATATAACTATTTAATATTGCAGCAATTCCTATTCCGATAAGAATAATATAAAATTCATTTAGCATGATGGGTACAGTTACATTTTCAAGTGCGTATAGATGCAAGAAAACGACCATACTCGTTACAAATCCACCTTGAATCTTTGCTCGTACAAGTAATGGAACAAATAATAAAATAAAGATAGAAAAAACTATCGGGTGATAACCGAACATTTCTAAAAACACCCCACCTAGAAGTAATGCTAATAAACAGGCAAATAACTTTTCCAAAATTGCAGCAAGTGACCTTTTCTTTGTTTTTTCTATACACATAATAACGATAATGGCAGCGAAAGTTGAAAATTGTAATTGAGCGAGGTCCGCTATCCATATAGCTAATCCTGCTCCTACTGCTGTTTTTATCGTTCGAAAACCCATACCAGTCACGGAAATTTCCTCCTTTTCATTAAAAAAGCCTACCCTACGAATACAAAAGGATAGACTAGAATCTTAAGCGAATCGTTTCTCTATATGAGGCTCTAGATTGATTGAACTCTTAGGTTGTTCAAAACAATCTATTTCATTCCCTTCTTACTCTACTAAAAATATGAAATTTACTTTTACTAGTCGTTTATTACTTTTCCTTTGTACTGTGCAAGTTGTACATTTTCCCTGCTAATATTTACAGCGAAACGATTGATAATTATTTTTATTCTCCATACTAACTAACAATCTCTCTTTCATTGTAAACTTGAATGACTAGAGTGAACGGAAAGTTTTTTAATAATTTGTGAAAGGAGTCTCAAATAAACAGTAAGTGCGAACATCAACACATGAGGCCATTATGATATGTCATCCATCTCATATTCTAGAAATATAGATTTTTTAAAAATTAGATTTTACCCAATAAATCGATTGGAATGTATTGAATCAAAAGCCTATAACTTAAATTCAACTTTTATAAAGAAAGGCAAACAGAGAATCGATACATATGCTTCTCCACTTGCCAAATAAGATCATTTCATTTTTTACGCCTTTGCTAATTCATAAATCGCTTGTGCATAAATAGCGGTGGCTTTTAGTAAATCGTCTACATAAGCGTACTCGTCTTTTTGATGCATGACATCTTCTCTTCCTGGGAATAAAGCACCAAACGCAACTCCATGTTTTAGTGCTCTTGCATATGTACCGCCGCCAATCGCAAGGAGCTCTGCTTTTTCACCAGTTTGTTCTTCATATACCTTTTGTAATGTTTGAATGAGTGGGTCGTCTTCTTTAACATACATCGGTTTCGAATCTGTAAAATTCATTAATTGAAGGCCCGTTTTGTTTAATTTTGTTTCAATTTTTCTTTTTCCTAAATCAATGTTAAAAGTAACTGGATACCGCATATTACATCCAATTCTTCCTCCAGTTGATTTATTGTATTCCATTACACCGAGGTTGATTGTAAGTTCCCCAGAAACCTCATCCGAAAATTGGATATCAAATACTTCACCACGAGACTGACGATAGAATTCGGAAACAGTTTGAATAAACTTAGATCCAAATTCATCAACATTTACTCTTTCTAAAAATTTTGCTAAAAGGATACCTGCGTTTTTCCCATTTTTCGGTTCAGCTCCATGTGCACTTACCCCAACTAATGTAAGTACCATCTCGCCATTCATAACAGATACCGTACCTTTTATGTTCTCACTTTGTAAATATTCATGAAAGTTCTGCTCAATTTCTTTTCCACCATCTTTAACTTTTAGATGAGCTTCCGCATAATCAGGAACCATATTATATCTCCGACCAGATTGAAAAGAAATGAGTTCAATCTCCTTTTCTCCCCTAGTAGTTTCAAGTGGTTGCACAATGTCAAAATCAGAAATTCCTTTCTCTGCATAAATAATTGGAAAATCTGCATCTGGAACAAATCCTTGTGTCGGCATTTCTTCAACGTTAAAATAATGATCGACACAACGCCAATTACTTTCTTCATCCGTTCCAAGAATTAAGCGAACTCTTTTGTTTAATGGTAGACCGAGTTCTTTTACAATTTTCATCGCATAATAGGCAGCCATTGTTGGACCTTTATCATCACTTGATCCACGAGCATAAATTTTCCCGTCTTTAATTACTGCACGATATGGATCAACACTCCAACCGTCCCCCTCTGGTACGACATCGAGATGACCTAAAATTCCAAGTAGCTCGTCCCCCTGGCCCATTTCAAGATGTCCAGCTAAATTGTCAACATTTTTGGTAGTAAAACCATCTTTATTACCAAGCTCAAGCATGAATTGTAATGCCTCTTTTATTCCCGGTCCTAGTGGAGCATCCGCTGTTGCATGTTCTTCATCTAATACACTTTTAATTTGTAAAAGTCCTTGCAAATCACGAATAAAGTCAGATTTTCTTTTTATTACTTCTTCCATCCATCTTACTTGACTCATCACAAACACACTCCTTATCACTTATATAGATTGAACAATATATTATATAATTACCAAGTTTTCCCTTCCTATTCTACTCTTTTATTCCAGGAATGGAAATGGTCTATGATTGTCATACCTTTACTAAGTTTATTAAGTATCTCTCCCTACTAGATGACCATTTCATTGAGATGTAACTCAAATCGGTCACCTATCTCCCTTCTACTTGACCTTCGTAAGGCGTCTACACCCCCTTTTAGATGAGCGTTTATTAAAACTTGACTCGAACAAAGCGTCTATCCCACATGAAAGGGCAACAAACGAAAAGATTAGCCAATTTCTTGCTCACGCTAATCTCATCTTTTCTTTCATTATTTTCGTTCCATCACATGAATACCTATCCCAATAAGGACAACACCCATTAACAATAAAATACTCATCGGTTGCATTAACTCTCCATATGATGCCCCATAAATTGTTGCCCCTTTTAATGCCTCCATTCCATACGTAATCGGAATAAATTCAGAGATTTTTAGTAAAACTTTTGAAGACACAATTTCTAATGGCCAAAAAGCCCCTCCAATCATAGCCATACTAACTGAGACTAGTGGGATGATTGCATTAAAGTGTTGCACGTTCTTCACAACACTAACAAGAAACATCGCTAATGAAACGATGACAAACGTATATGGAATTAAAATAATTAATGTTTTACTAAATCCACCGTAAAAGTTAACACCTACAACAAAGCGAAATACGAAAAACAATAGGACAACTTGAAGATAGCCGACGAGAAAACTATAGAATAAATTTCCCGTATAGATTTGCCATTTTCTTAACGGTGACAAAATCATTCGATCCCATACACCTTGGCTTTTTTCTTGTAAAATATGAAGAACATTAAAGGCAATCGTAAAAATAACAAAAAATAAAGCTGAACCAAATAATGTTTGTAACTGATTATCTATAATAATCGAGTTATTACCACGAAAGGTAAGAACATCAACTTTAAACAAAGGTTCCTTCTCAATACTCTTCAATTCTTGTTTTATTTGTTCAATCTTGTGATTCTCCCCTTGCAACTGTTTTTCGATATTATTTTCTATTAATCGATCGGCGTATATAGATTGAAGATAATTTTGCAAGAGTGGGATATCCGATGTATTTTCCGCAATAATCATTTTATAATTATCGTTCAATAACTCAACTGCCGCACCTACATCCCCCTCACGAACCTTCTGCCTCGCCGTACTCTCGGAAACTCGTGTAAACTCGAAAATTTCAGAACTTGACAGGTCTTTCCACAATGTCGTCTTTTCTATATCGTTTATATGTGAATAAACAGGAATCATCACTTTTGTATATTGAGCATTCCCTAAAAAGTAAGCAAAAAGTACACTCATTGCGATCATTCCAAGAAAAAGGAGTGGCTTACGAAACAGCAAACAAAATTTTGTTTTTATTATATTAATCATACGACATCTCCTCTCTTTGGAAAGCTAATCACCGCAATAATCAGTAAGCAAAAACCAAAAAATAGGAGATAAATGATATGATCTAGAATTCCTTGTACACTAGACCCTTGCAAAACTTGTAACAATGCGGCCATACCTGCTCCATTCGGTGTAATGTTACCTAAAAACTCCATAACAGGCGAAATATGTGCGATTGGTGTATAGCTCCCACCTAATAATGAAAGAATGGCTACAATAACACTACCAAAAAATCCCGACACTGAGTCACTTCCAAATCGAAAGTTAAGCGCTGTTAGTAATGCGGCTAAACCACCAATGGAAAAACTTAATGAAAGAATAACGACGAAAAGTGCCGTTAACTCCTCCCAGTATACTTTATACAGGAGTGCTGATACCCCATATAAAATACATTGCTGAATGATTGAAAATAACATGGTTGAAAAAAATATACCAAAAAAATAGGACCATCTTGATGTGTTTGATAAAATTATTCGGTTAAAGACATGGAATTGTTTCTCGTTGTATGCAAAAGAGCTAATCATTGAAGCGACAAATAAAATAAACATAACAGTCATGCCTACTGTGTAGTATTGCATTGAATTAATTGGTTTTTTCTTTGTTACAAAATCAATCGTACCTATTTGTTTGTTATTGTTTACATCTAGTTGGATACCAGCTTTATTTGCGATAGTCATGGTTGAAAACATTTTCTCATACTGGCTAACAACGTCTGTAACAACATTGGAAGCAACTTGTTTCCCTTCATTTTTATAAATTTTAATCGCCGTGTCATTTCGTTGATTAAGCATGACATTTGATAATACGTTAAAAGTAAAATGCTCTGGAATTTCAATAATTGCTGCATAATCATTGTCATTTTTTATTTTTTCTAGTTGGTTAAGGTCAACTGGATAAACTTGAAAATATTTTTTAAGTTCTTTACTACCTAACACATCATTTTTTAATATCGATACTGGTTTTAGATTTTTTGCCCCTTCGATCATCTTGTTTTGAGCTTCTTTCGGTAAATTTAAAGTTTCAATTTTTTTAATAAAGGTAGCCATTCCATCTTCTTCATTATCCATATTTACA comes from Bacillus andreraoultii and encodes:
- a CDS encoding membrane protein — protein: MLKLMKYEIKGTFKYIIGIMALVLLLITGIYMYVTKGSEPSGFGVLFIVLSILVIFGAGLSTFLYIVGSFKKELYEDRGYLTFTLPLTGNQIIGAKLIVATMWFILLGTVIGLYNVLMVYVTNRGNIDLSTIFLYLSETIRVQEYIVGAIGGIFSIVILLMIIYFSMALSRVTFRNKRIGGLWFVIFLILSGILLYGQVVVADLFPYYINWRSFEVGTMETFFNMNPTIDITSGFNVQVDPMIMMTNIATTIYNIVTFVALYLGTSYIIEKKIDV
- a CDS encoding ABC transporter ATP-binding protein; the protein is MSNIIEVHQLTKSYFNKKALDNIDLTIETGRVVGILGPNGSGKTTFIKILSGLLRQSSGDVFIDGKKVGVETKSIVSYLPDRNFLYNWMRIRDAGRFYKDFYFDFDENKFNELLNFMNLDKDMRITSLSKGMHEKLNLSLVLSRNAKLYILDEPIAGVDPVARDQILDAIINNYSKDHTLLITTHLVRDMESMLDDVVFIKNGQLILSGNAEMLREEKRMQIEDIYKETFGER
- a CDS encoding GntR family transcriptional regulator, coding for MEFNSNLPIYIQIMNLIKTKIASGELNGGDKLPSVREFSKEMKVNPNTIQRVYQELEREELVFTQRGMGTFVTENKDTIKGLKKGRATELMNLFFGEMSNLGFTIEEIKGMIMEWVEKEECK
- a CDS encoding aromatic acid exporter family protein → MGFRTIKTAVGAGLAIWIADLAQLQFSTFAAIIVIMCIEKTKKRSLAAILEKLFACLLALLLGGVFLEMFGYHPIVFSIFILLFVPLLVRAKIQGGFVTSMVVFLHLYALENVTVPIMLNEFYIILIGIGIAAILNSYMPSVKEHIRNYKKEIEQRFSTILYEFSAYLRNPERNWDGKEVIEVEDIITEAKNTALKESENHLIRKQYEDLFYLEMRENQLDLLKRMLPVVSSLGSQVKQTEIFAEFLEFLSQHVHSGDTTELSLQKLDECWKMIRETDLPQTREEFETRANLFYLMNEIENYLHIKRKLFNKAVSIG
- the pepV gene encoding dipeptidase PepV codes for the protein MSQVRWMEEVIKRKSDFIRDLQGLLQIKSVLDEEHATADAPLGPGIKEALQFMLELGNKDGFTTKNVDNLAGHLEMGQGDELLGILGHLDVVPEGDGWSVDPYRAVIKDGKIYARGSSDDKGPTMAAYYAMKIVKELGLPLNKRVRLILGTDEESNWRCVDHYFNVEEMPTQGFVPDADFPIIYAEKGISDFDIVQPLETTRGEKEIELISFQSGRRYNMVPDYAEAHLKVKDGGKEIEQNFHEYLQSENIKGTVSVMNGEMVLTLVGVSAHGAEPKNGKNAGILLAKFLERVNVDEFGSKFIQTVSEFYRQSRGEVFDIQFSDEVSGELTINLGVMEYNKSTGGRIGCNMRYPVTFNIDLGKRKIETKLNKTGLQLMNFTDSKPMYVKEDDPLIQTLQKVYEEQTGEKAELLAIGGGTYARALKHGVAFGALFPGREDVMHQKDEYAYVDDLLKATAIYAQAIYELAKA
- a CDS encoding ABC transporter permease yields the protein MINIIKTKFCLLFRKPLLFLGMIAMSVLFAYFLGNAQYTKVMIPVYSHINDIEKTTLWKDLSSSEIFEFTRVSESTARQKVREGDVGAAVELLNDNYKMIIAENTSDIPLLQNYLQSIYADRLIENNIEKQLQGENHKIEQIKQELKSIEKEPLFKVDVLTFRGNNSIIIDNQLQTLFGSALFFVIFTIAFNVLHILQEKSQGVWDRMILSPLRKWQIYTGNLFYSFLVGYLQVVLLFFVFRFVVGVNFYGGFSKTLIILIPYTFVIVSLAMFLVSVVKNVQHFNAIIPLVSVSMAMIGGAFWPLEIVSSKVLLKISEFIPITYGMEALKGATIYGASYGELMQPMSILLLMGVVLIGIGIHVMERK
- a CDS encoding ABC transporter permease translates to MIFPFIKKDLLIIFRNRQELLILLFMPLILISILGFALGGALSNDSIAIQAKIAIVNMDNEEDGMATFIKKIETLNLPKEAQNKMIEGAKNLKPVSILKNDVLGSKELKKYFQVYPVDLNQLEKIKNDNDYAAIIEIPEHFTFNVLSNVMLNQRNDTAIKIYKNEGKQVASNVVTDVVSQYEKMFSTMTIANKAGIQLDVNNNKQIGTIDFVTKKKPINSMQYYTVGMTVMFILFVASMISSFAYNEKQFHVFNRIILSNTSRWSYFFGIFFSTMLFSIIQQCILYGVSALLYKVYWEELTALFVVILSLSFSIGGLAALLTALNFRFGSDSVSGFFGSVIVAILSLLGGSYTPIAHISPVMEFLGNITPNGAGMAALLQVLQGSSVQGILDHIIYLLFFGFCLLIIAVISFPKRGDVV